From the Phycisphaeraceae bacterium genome, one window contains:
- a CDS encoding AAA family ATPase — translation MTRPKQSSTHLEGGGAAGAGEPDRLWQRLMELPKVRAEGDGFKACCPAHDDNNPSLSFWRDAENGVGIKCYAECESAAVLGALGGGFTKADMCGGKRRSPRTKAIKTRISKKVKDAGEVTAPTTHPTPEAVVEDQRRRIGRVVAQWIYRNRAGDPVVIVTRFEQRNGGKTYRPASKVPGGWADRAIKPHPLYRLPELAKDPDAAVYVTEGEKCADLVASLGLVSTTSAGGAQRASGTDWTPLAGRDVIVLPDEGGPGGRYAGAVGRLLGGLDPAPRVRVIRLPDLKEGEDVEQRLEALGGDGEVLKAEILKLTAEAAETPALEDDPGGPVLRCLADIEPQKVRWLWPGRIPLGRITLLVGRPGEGKSFLTCDMAARVSTGTDWPDGTVCPEGSVLLVCAEDDPGDTIRPRLDAHHADVRRVHLLAGVRRPTGRDGEMVETWFTLADVLELESVLERLSDCKLVVVDPIGSYLGSGTDAHRDNEVRSVLAPIGRLAEKYGPAFVVVAHRRKGTGTNADELALGSRAFTGIARAVWHVTREEEDKTRRLLLPGKNNLGPEGSGLAFTIAGDPAVIAWEMNPVEMSADDQLRRENGGGEERTPGPEPVARNHAAAWLRGLLEEGAKRVKEIEGEGRAAGFSMGTLRRAKDELGITPHREGYGEGGGWWWELPSKVRTKDAQTPKGEITCASSSPLKKHGENGQKDLRTFGADSKGAQVLRLEHLCDQGDGTGPDVGDGGRVIDL, via the coding sequence TTTGAGTTTCTGGCGCGACGCTGAGAACGGGGTGGGGATCAAGTGTTATGCGGAGTGCGAGTCGGCTGCGGTGCTGGGTGCCCTGGGGGGCGGGTTCACGAAGGCGGATATGTGCGGGGGCAAGCGGAGATCCCCCCGAACGAAGGCGATCAAGACGAGGATCAGCAAGAAGGTGAAGGACGCGGGGGAGGTGACGGCACCGACAACGCACCCGACCCCCGAGGCGGTGGTGGAGGATCAGAGGCGGCGTATCGGCAGGGTGGTCGCGCAGTGGATCTATCGGAATCGGGCCGGGGACCCGGTGGTGATCGTGACCCGTTTCGAGCAACGGAACGGGGGCAAGACCTACCGGCCCGCTTCAAAGGTGCCGGGGGGCTGGGCCGATCGTGCGATCAAGCCGCACCCGTTGTACCGGCTGCCTGAGCTAGCGAAGGACCCGGACGCGGCGGTGTACGTCACTGAGGGGGAGAAGTGCGCGGACCTGGTGGCGTCGCTGGGGCTGGTGTCCACGACGAGCGCAGGCGGGGCGCAGAGGGCATCCGGAACCGACTGGACCCCGCTGGCCGGTCGGGATGTGATCGTGCTGCCGGACGAGGGAGGCCCCGGGGGGCGCTACGCGGGCGCGGTGGGGCGGCTGCTGGGTGGCCTGGACCCGGCACCCCGAGTGCGGGTGATCCGGCTGCCTGATCTGAAGGAAGGGGAGGACGTCGAGCAACGGCTGGAGGCGCTGGGCGGTGACGGCGAGGTGCTCAAGGCCGAGATTCTGAAGCTGACGGCTGAGGCGGCCGAGACCCCGGCGCTCGAGGACGACCCCGGTGGGCCGGTGTTGAGGTGTCTGGCTGATATTGAGCCGCAGAAGGTGAGGTGGTTGTGGCCGGGGCGTATCCCGTTGGGGCGGATCACGTTGCTGGTGGGACGGCCGGGGGAGGGTAAGAGTTTCCTCACCTGCGATATGGCGGCGCGGGTATCGACGGGAACGGACTGGCCGGATGGGACGGTGTGCCCCGAGGGTTCGGTGCTGCTGGTGTGTGCCGAGGATGACCCCGGCGACACGATCCGGCCCCGGCTGGACGCGCACCATGCCGATGTGCGCCGGGTTCATCTGCTGGCGGGAGTGCGACGGCCGACCGGACGCGATGGTGAGATGGTCGAGACGTGGTTCACGTTGGCCGATGTGCTGGAGTTGGAGTCGGTGCTGGAGCGCTTGTCGGATTGCAAGCTGGTGGTTGTCGATCCGATCGGGAGTTACCTGGGGAGCGGGACCGACGCGCACCGGGACAACGAGGTGCGGTCGGTGCTGGCACCGATCGGTCGGCTGGCTGAGAAGTATGGACCCGCGTTTGTAGTGGTCGCGCACCGGCGTAAGGGAACCGGCACGAACGCGGACGAGTTGGCGTTGGGATCGAGGGCGTTCACGGGCATAGCGCGGGCGGTGTGGCACGTGACGCGCGAGGAGGAGGACAAGACGCGGCGGCTGCTGCTGCCGGGTAAGAACAACCTGGGACCCGAGGGGAGCGGTCTGGCGTTCACGATCGCGGGGGACCCTGCGGTGATCGCGTGGGAGATGAACCCGGTCGAGATGTCTGCGGACGATCAGTTGAGACGGGAGAACGGCGGCGGTGAGGAACGGACCCCGGGGCCGGAGCCTGTGGCGCGCAATCATGCGGCGGCGTGGCTGAGGGGTCTGCTGGAGGAGGGGGCGAAGCGGGTGAAGGAGATCGAGGGCGAGGGGCGTGCTGCCGGGTTCAGCATGGGAACCCTGAGGCGGGCTAAGGATGAGTTGGGGATCACCCCGCACCGGGAGGGGTACGGGGAGGGTGGTGGCTGGTGGTGGGAGCTGCCGTCAAAGGTGCGCACCAAAGATGCGCAGACCCCTAAGGGTGAAATAACCTGCGCATCTAGCTCACCTTTGAAAAAACACGGTGAAAACGGGCAAAAGGACCTGCGCACCTTTGGGGCGGATTCCAAAGGTGCGCAGGTTCTAAGACTTGAGCACCTTTGCGATCAGGGGGACGGAACCGGCCCGGACGTCGGCGACGGCGGCCGGGTCATTGACCTGTGA